tagcttgttagctcgctctgggttagcttgttagctcgcTGTGGGTTAGCTTGTTAGTTCGCTGtgggttagcttgttagctcgcTCTGGGTTAGCTTGAGAGCTCGCTGTGGGTTAGCTTGTGAGCTCGCTGTGGTTTAGCTTGTTAGCTCGCTAtgggttagcttgttagctcgcTGTGTGTTAGCGTGTCAATAAGGAAAGCTACACATGTTTGCAGACAGCGATGAGTTGTAAAATAAAACGGCGGATATAATTTATATTAGTTATGTTGTAAACGGAAGCTAACGAAACCACTTTAGTAAATAAATTAGCGTAGCAGCGTGCTAACTTTTTAGCGTAGCCGCGCGGTGAGCTGACCCTAGATCTGCTGCTCAGGGACGACATGTTGCCTTCAGACGGCAGGCTAACACTGTTGTGTGTTTCCATGATTATTTACCATTTTATTACCTGAATATTCATGTTGCGAACTCACCTGAGGGATGTTATTGTCTCATCAGCCGGTCAGCAGCTCATCAGTCAAAgaactgaaatctcagtgttTCCAAGTAAAgccgaagccccgcccccaacccCCCTTCCACGTTGTGTAtttgggggcgtggcctgtgaAGCAGCAGgcacggagagaaaaaaaagcctttgatTTTAAATGTGAGTGTGTTGGACTCGGTGAGTCGTACAGCCGCGTTCAGTCATGTAGCATGTTGATGTTTCTGTCAGTACTCAGTCCGACCTCCGGGTGGCGCTGCGACGGTCCGCTTGCAGCCGTCTGGGTCCTGAAGTGAAGCGCTTTAGGGAAGCCGGAGCAGCGACGACACTTTTCGATGAATTCTTTGCTCAGTAACCTCTGGATGTCCCGCcagctctcagccaatcagatcagCAGCTGGCAAAGTGGCGGCTGCAGGCCGACCTTCGTGACCTCCACAGTAACCCATGCTGCGGTGCATCCGGCGTTTCGTGCGACTTCTGTGTCGGTGATGACTGACGGCTCAGGCCAAACGTTAGTGTTTCATTTACTTGCATCCAGAGGCCTTAACGTCTAGAGCGAGGCTAGCAGTTCCCCTCTGCTGCCAttgtttgtgctaagctaggctaaaggCATCCTGGACCTTCTCCGTTCAGATTGAACCGATCGTGATCGAGTTGACGTAAAGACGGACAGAAGTCGCTCTGAAGTGCCGAGTGCAGCCGCAGCCCAACGCAGACCCGTTGTCTTGGAAGGAGAAGTTATTGAACATGAACTGAAGCTGCTCTGTACGGCATGATGACCAGAGACATGTGAGATGACCAGGTCAGCCGgagcagagaccaggagggcTCCTTTGTGCTGGGTCGTCTCGGTTCAGGTCTAATAACTGGTCTGAACCGGTTTCTTCCAGTACAGAAACCCGCAGCAGGTggtgggggggatgggggggggggggggtgaagccaAATGTAAAGTAAAAACTAAAAAGCCTTAAATGAATAAAAGTGGTGCAATTTTGTAACATTAACCTGCGATGTGGACTCATTGTGGATGAGGGGGATGAAGGGATGCACATTTTTCAGAGGCCTCGAGGTGGTGACGGCTCCACACATCTCCAAACTACCGGGGACGAGTCTGgatttgagtttattttgtgcaATTCTGAGACTGAAGACTTCAATCATCACTATTAAGATTCAAAATCTATGGATGAAACAAACATTAAGTATAGTATTTTTTAAGAGGATTTATTCATGTTTTCTAgggtcattattattaatataagtaTTGTATTGTTATTGGGGTTTATTATTTTGAGGgttcattattattagtatattttttattaatattctattatttttgtaattatttgaAGGTTGATtatctttaatatatttatctaaATTATCTAATATTTTGGTTTTCTAAATATTATTTTGAGGGctcattattttaattatttacattattatttagaGGGGTCATAAACAGAACAACACGACCGACGTCAACGCGTCGGCGCGAGACGCTTTGCTGCCATGGCAACGGCGGCAGCTTGTTCCGGTTATCTGGAGAGAGACCGGCGAGCATGCGCAGTGACGAGTAAACGGATATTCTCGCGTTGTTTCGTCGGTGACGAGGGCGGGATGGCCGTCCGCTTCAAGGTAACTAAGCAACGGGCTGTCAGCCGTTAGCGCAGCTCGTTTACTAAAATATGTTCGCGAGCGGTTTGTGACTCAAACCGTCAGCTTCGGGTCTCGTGAACGCGCCCGCGTCCCGGGTGGATCCGTGCGCGAGACGGAGTAGGATCCATGTGACGTCATCGGGTGTGACGAGCTAATCCGGCTAATCGGTTTCAGTTTGACATTCTGTGTTTTACTGCTGTAACTAATATATAAAGGTAGAAGTACTACATGTATCTCTGAAATGTAGTAGAGTAGAAGTACTACATGTATCTCTGAAATGTAGTAGAGtagaagtactacatgtacctctgaggtgtagtagagtagaagtactacatgtacctctgagatagctgtttatttattgtaaatataatatatttcattttgattctgtgcgtgtgtgcgtgtgcgtgtgtgtgtgtgtgtgtgtgcgcgtgtgcgtgtgtgtgtgtgtgtgtgcgtgtgtgtgtgtgcgtgtgtgtgtgtgtgtgtcagagtgagtaccagaggagcttcagggTCTCCCGGTTCAGAAGCCTGTCCCCTCAGCGCGGCGCCCCATTGGCTGGTCTTAGCTCCGCCCACATGGGTAGGAACCCTGATCCGAGCTCTGATTGGACACAACTccgtcttctcttctctttcttcttcttttccgttGAGCAAATGAAGAAgagattttaatttttaaatctcTATTTGGCATTTTACTTAATTTgttaaacagatttttaaattgAACCTTCAGAGTCTTTGTTTTAACACGGCGACGAGTTCTGAGCGTCTCCCTCCCCTCAGGCTTCAGCAGGGAGCCGGGTCTCCAGCGCCGCAGGAGGCTCGGTCCTGGTGGTCTCGGTCCTGGTGGTCTCGCTCAGTCCTGCAGCTCTCTGCCGGGCGGTCCGGGCCCGCGGCGCCCCCCCGCTGAGCCcacggcgccccctgctggtcggaACCGTAGCGCAGCACACTGAGCGTCACACAGAGCGGCTGAGGTAATAAGGgtctcgtcttcctctccagCCTCGAGGACTCGCTGTgaccctggaccccctgcagacGCTGGACCTCCAGCGGGACCAGGACCCCCTCTAGACTCTGGACCTCCAGCGGGACCAGGACCCCCTCTAGACTCTGGACCTCCAGCGGGACCAGGACCCCCTCTAGACTCTGGACCTCCAGCGGGACCAGGACCCCTCTAGACTCTGGACCTCCAGCGGGACCAGGACCCCCTCTAGACTCTGGACCTCCGGCGGGACCAGGACCCCCTCTAGACTCTGGACCTCCAGCGGGACCAGGACCCCCTCTAGACTCTGGACCTCCGGCGGGACCAGGACCCCCTCTAGACTCTGGACCTCCGGCGGGACCAGGACCCGCTGCAGACCCCAGACCGTCGTCTGGTGAGGACCCATCACACCTCTCCTCATCGTCGTACCGACAACTCCTGATTCTGAGTAATTGTTTGTGTTTCCGTCTCCttagctaagccccgccccttcaaGCTTGACAGCCAACCACAGCTGAGCCGACCTTCGACGGCTGATGGACGGCAGCCCTCGGCCAATGAGGTGAGCCGGAATGTACAGATGTACCGCCTCCTCCACAGGTGTCTGTCAGATTCACCTTCGTTTGTGTCGCAGGTTCAGCGCATTCTGCGCTGGAGGGCGGGGCTAAAggtgggaggtcaaaggtcagagtacCACCGACAGTTCAGCTGGAAGAAACCTGCGACTGCTGCTTCTCCGATACTGACTGCAGAACAGGTACGTCTGTATCCTCCACCCGAAGACGACCTCATCAGCAGCAGTACTGCTGCGTGGCCACTAGGTGGAGACGTTCAAGGTGTTTTAAACATGAAAAAATACTGCATACGTCATGAATCTAAAATATAAGTTCACATTACGTGTGTAAAGCGTGCTTTTGTTCACAGTACGAACGCTTGACCTACTGGttaggtgacctttgacctttgacctgcagcTGCTCCACTCCAGTGGCAGGTGTGTGCGGCCCTTTAAGAAACACGCCGTTCCCATGGAAACAGAGTATCAGCGCAGCTTCCAGggtctggccccgccccccgagCCCCGCCTCCGGAGACACCTGGAGCACCATCAGAGGGCCCCACTGTTCCACAtgcacagggtacacacacacacacacacacacacacacattagtatTTGTATAATCTGTTCATGACGTAATAATTTAACTTCCTGCAGTCATTTaacttttcagaataaaagtcctGACTTGAACTGTCTTCATACCCAAGGCCAAtaaaaagaggagggaggggtcaGAGAAGAAGCCACGCCCCACACAGGACTGCCCCGCCCCCAAGAACGActcagccacgccccctcctcaGAGgggacacaggtgtgtgtgtgtgtgtgtgtgtgtgtagcgtgaATGCATCACGTTGATGTCTGTTGGCACAGTCTGAGAGcatcttgccccccccccccctcccacaggatcccagagggaggcggagccacgGACGGCGACGCCCATCAGGTCAGAGTTACATTAGATTTATCAAGCAGCGGGTCACATGATAAGTTGATGCTCAactttagcttagcttagtttagcaaaCAGGCTGGATGCTGGggaaataatacagaataaatatatataataatcttATGATGATTGATGTTGTGTTTCAAACCATCTCCTTCACGATGGTTTTCctgatcaatatatatattatatataaatatatatgtgtatatatatatatattatatatttatattcttttgaTGTGGCCGTCGGGGATTCTAGAATAAACCAAAGTCGTTTTTTGTCGCTGATGGAAAACCACAGAGCTTCATTTCAGGGAAACAACTCACtgctagtcacacacacacacacacacacacgcacacacacacacatacacacacacacatacacacacacacacacacttttcttccTACAATCAGCAGATTTCAGCTTAAAGATGTCACTGACAGGTTTACAGGTtcatagagatatatatatatatatatatatatatatagagagagagatatggctATATAGAtatccatatatctatatatacaaatatatatatatagatagatatccatatatctatatatatatactgtatatatatgtatagatatccatatatatatatacagtatatatatatacaaatatatatatatagatatccatatatctatctatctatctatatatatctatatactgtatatatatagatatatccatatatatctataaactgtatatatatatatatatagatatccatatatatatatacagtatatatatatacaaatatatatatatagatatccatatatctatctatctatctatatatatctatatactgtatatatatagatatatccatatatatctataaactgtatatatatatagatatccatatatatatatatatatatatactgtatatatatatatccatatatatctatagatatctatatctatGTGATGTGGGCGtgtctgcaggtggaggagcggaGGCAGGAGGCCTCGTGGTACCGCCGCCGCGCCTGGGGGGCTAACTTCGACAGGGAGCACCTGAGCCAGCTGCTGTCCCACCACAACGCTCTGTGGGAGCCGACGGACTCCAGCACCGACCCCGCCTCCCCCCGCCTGACCCCCGTGGAGGCCCTGGACCTGGCCAGGTGAGGGGCGGAGGGAGGACTCGGAGGagcggtcacatgacgtcttcAGTGTCAGTCTTTGTGTTTTCAGCCGCTCCGGTGAGACGACTTCAGGTCCTCCTGGGGAGGGGCCCGcggcctggagaggaggaggaggaggaggagaggaagaggaggaggacacagacgAGTGAGTGTTTCAGGTTCTGAACCGAAGCCTTCATCAGGATTTAAAGATCCCAGTGAACCAGCTCTGACTGAGCTCGGCTAGCTGTTCCATCCGtttacagtctttatgctaagctaagctaactacgTCAACATTCAACATTTAGGTATGAAcatagtagtgtgtgtgtgtgtgtctgtgtgtgtgtgagtgtgtgtgtgtgtctctgtgtgtgtgtgtctgtgtgtgtgtgtgagtgtgtgtctctgtgtgtgtgtctgtgtgtgtgtgtgtgtctctgtgtgtgtgtgtgtgtgtgtgtgtgtgtgtctctgtgtgtgtgtgtgtgtgtctctgtgtgtgtgtgtgtgtgtgtgtgtgtgtgtgtgtgtctctgtgtgtgtgtgtgtgtgtgtctctgtgtgtgtgtgtgtgtgtgtgtgtgtgtgtgtgtgtgtgtgtgtgtgtgtgtgtgtgtgtgtgtgtgtgtgtgtgtgtgtgtgtgtgtgtgtgtgtgtgtgtgtgtgtgtgtctctgtgtgtgtgtgtgtgtgtgtgtgtgtgtgtgtgtgtgtgtgtgtgtgtgtgtgtgtgtgtgtctgtgtgtgtgtgtgtgtgtgtgtgtgtgtgtgtgtgtgtgtgtgtgtgtgtgtgtgtgtgtgtgtgtgtgtgtgtgtgtgtgtgtgtgtgtgtgtgtgtgtgtgtgtgtgtgtgtgtgtgtgtgtgtgtgtgtgtgtgtgtgtgtgtgtgtgtgtgtgtgtgtgtgtggggaggagggaaggtTACCGACTCCGAGGCTGAAGATACGACCGGTTCAGAGAACTCACCATGACCTCACCACACCTGCCActggtacacacacgcacacacacacacacacgcacacacacacacacacactgacctctctTCGTCCTCTAGGAGGCGCTCTTCTGGTGGGAAAACTGAAGAGCAGTGATGACAAACAGGTAATATTATAATCaaacatatgatatatatactgtatgtatatatatttatatatatatttatatgtatatacatacagtttgtatttaatgtgtttctgtgttcagAGGTGTCGCTCAGCTGTTTCTGATAGGCCAGTCTATCGGAAGGAGGCGTGGTCAGAGAATAGCCCCTCCcactgcccctcctcctcctcctctggctcctcccccaacCACAAAGCAGCTGCCGGTCCCGCCTATAAACCAAAAAGGACGAAGCCAACGtaccatgtggccccgcccccacaccctgtggccccgcccccacagCACTGTATCCAAGGCACGCTGAGAAAGGCCGACTTCCAGCACAACGGTGAGATTATAATCAATCGATTCCATGATTGATTAATTATTGATTCtcaaaaataaaaggaaaacggcaattgtttttttaaagtcatttattaaataattaatcaagTTGATTTAAacctttttctattttaaatattatatatatatatatatatttttctttatttctcacTTTAACTAccaaaaatattcaaatatatcaatttattttgatttataaatgaattaaacTTGATTGTTTAACGGGGCTAAGCTTCCCAGCGTGTgattaataaacaataatcaataatcactAACCTCCCAGGTGATGTGGGTGTGAGGTTCAAGGAGCTTCAGTGTCCTGGAGGCTGCTGCTCTGATGAAGGTGAGCCCTTAAAAACatattatgaattattatattcataaattagattaaatctatttaatttttcaccgcagcctcaccccggttcgtatggatgtgaatgagtgttggtggtgggggaggggccgtaggcgctgattggctgccacgcttccgtcagtctgccccagggcagctgtggctactgatgtagcttaccaccaccgggatgactgtgtgtgtatgactactggactctggactgtaaagcgacttcgggtgacttgagaagcgctatataaaataaatgattattattattattattattatcgtccGTGAACAGAAGGACTTTCCCCCCGTTGCCTAGATGACCGTCTGTCGGTGATGTCGTGGCGGTCGGCGGCCTCGTGCTCCGCGGCGTCCGCCGTGCTGGAGCGCGCTCAGAAGAGACGGGAGTACTTCTGGGGGAagagatgacctttgacccccaaaTCTCTGTTGCTCAACAATCAgagaatattttaatatatcattaatttaaatgtattttcacaCAGTAATAGATGTTTTTATAGAACcagtactttgtttatttagtAATCATCACGTTGAGACATAAACAAATAGTCATGTTGGTTTTTATGtcataaacaaaaatataaaaacaacgtgtgtgtgtgttgacctttgaccttcagagGGTGTTTCCCTGACGTATTTTACTCTCGTTTAAACTTCCCTTAAAAGTTTCCAGAAACAAACACATGAGATtaattattcaaaataaactcaagTAGCACAACTTCATACGACTCTGGAcaataaatacaagaaaaaGATTCAATCAGGAAACAACTCTATCAATTAAAAAATGTCGATGAATatagtgaaataaaaaataaaatatttcccTGTGAGACGTGGAGTGGaagtataaatattaatataaactcAACAGAAGTACAACTACCATGAGTACTCTATTGTCTCACTTAAAAGACGTGTGTCGGAGGTCgtagaggaggaagaacaaacATCGTCATCACTTCCCCCGGACACGGAGAGGACCGATTACCTGGCAGCGACTCACActattgaaacacacacacacacacacacacacatgaccagcAAGAATAAAGTGTGTGAATTCCCCTCTAATGGACTTCAGGCCAGAACAAACAACCCGAAATctctgtgatgacatcatcgatgaGAACGTTTCCTCATTGGAGCAACGAGACCGCTAACATCGTTTAATACGTCTAGAAACTCAACACCTTAAAATAACAccgaaaatatacatttattttgattttgagctcttaaagctgcattctctctcctgaccaccagggggcgactcctctggttgtatagaagtctcttcttcatgtgttgaacctgcattctctctcctgaccaccagggggcgactcatctggttgtatagaagtctcttcttcatgtgttgaacctgcattctctctcctgaccaccagggggcgactcctctggttgtatagaagtctctgcttcatgtgttaaagctgcattctctctcctgaccaccacttctgtaaaaaataactatatatctttaataataatatgtaaaataaataaattgcatATACGGAATAGtactttattataaatatatctatatatataaatatatatctctaaatatatatatctcaatgtCTTTTGCTGGAATTAAGGCAATAGATCccgttatttgtttatttaatcctGCTTTTGAACAACAACATGACGTGTTGGTACTGATTGGACCTCCAGCTGCTCGGCTCCCGGCCGCTCACCGTCTCCGTGGTTACTTCTGCTCATTGATAACTGGGTGCTCCACTTCCCTTTTCTTCTTACACCTCCGAACTGTTTGCGACATCTCATGCCTGATGTGTGACGAGGACATCTGAAACCTCATTCGATGACTTTGTGGAACCGACCTTCTGAAGATCTGCGCTACAGAAGCAGCAGTCAGATCGGAAACGAGTAAATATGAGCGATTAAAGAATATAGTTTTAATCTGCATGTGAATATGGGAACCCTCTGTGTCCTTAGAGgggtctttatgtcttcatctCTCCGACTCAGAAACTCGATCCGTTGACTTCACACCCGGCAAACAAAAGCTTCAAGGAAAAGATCCGCCTGGCAGGAAGTTACAGGTGCTGAGAAAAAGGGGAAACAAGTGTCTGGCTCTGCTGGTGGAGTCCCACAGGGGTtcctcctgggtcccctcctgtTCTGCATTCATCGTTATGCAGACGATACGCAGCTGTTACCGGATGACTTCCACTGCAGATGAACCGACAACGTCCGTCTGTCGGATCACACGGTTCTGTAAAGTCTGCCTCTGGTCCTGGTATTGATCAGAGTGATCAGAGAGTGATCGATCGGCTGGGTTGAAACTCGCCCACGAGACACTCTGGAGAAACCCAAATAACATTTCTGacgattttcttttttacacagataaaaaatatacatttgaaaaaatattttcaaaaatcaaacaaATCTAATTATTATTCAACCTttgattaattattttaatacttctttcttttttagggTTTTCGTGAAGGTGATGAATCATTGatttgatattatttattttctctcgattatcacttaaaatatatacatatatata
This is a stretch of genomic DNA from Pseudoliparis swirei isolate HS2019 ecotype Mariana Trench chromosome 10, NWPU_hadal_v1, whole genome shotgun sequence. It encodes these proteins:
- the mdm1 gene encoding nuclear protein MDM1 is translated as PWTPCRRWTSSGTRTPSRLWTSSGTRTPSRLWTSSGTRTPSRLWTSSGTRTPLDSGPPAGPGPPLDSGPPAGPGPPLDSGPPAGPGPPLDSGPPAGPGPPLDSGPPAGPGPAADPRPSSAKPRPFKLDSQPQLSRPSTADGRQPSANEVQRILRWRAGLKVGGQRSEYHRQFSWKKPATAASPILTAEQLLHSSGRCVRPFKKHAVPMETEYQRSFQGLAPPPEPRLRRHLEHHQRAPLFHMHRANKKRREGSEKKPRPTQDCPAPKNDSATPPPQRGHRIPEGGGATDGDAHQVEERRQEASWYRRRAWGANFDREHLSQLLSHHNALWEPTDSSTDPASPRLTPVEALDLASRSGETTSGPPGEGPAAWRGGGGGGEEEEEDTDELPTPRLKIRPVQRTHHDLTTPATGGALLVGKLKSSDDKQRCRSAVSDRPVYRKEAWSENSPSHCPSSSSSGSSPNHKAAAGPAYKPKRTKPTYHVAPPPHPVAPPPQHCIQGTLRKADFQHNGDVGVRFKELQCPGGCCSDEDDRLSVMSWRSAASCSAASAVLERAQKRREYFWGKR